The Sphingobium sp. JS3065 genome includes a region encoding these proteins:
- the ruvB gene encoding Holliday junction branch migration DNA helicase RuvB has protein sequence MSEDRLISSTRRIEDADVALRPKSLAEFIGQQAARENLRIFIEAAKGRGEALDHVLFFGPPGLGKTTLAQIVAREMGVGFRATSGPVIAKSGDLAALLTNLDEGDILFVDEIHRLNPAVEEVLYPAMEDRALDLMIGEGPSARSVRIDLPPFTLVGATTRQGLLTTPLRDRFGIPVRLQFYTVDELELVVRRAARLLDLAITPDGAVEIARRSRGTPRISGRLLRRVRDFANVAGAPAVDAKVADAALTRLEVDHLGLDLMDRRYLTMIADIYRGGPVGVETLAAGLSEARDTIEEVIEPYLIQLGLIARTARGRCLNGPGWKHLGLNPPSNVQDGLFD, from the coding sequence ATGAGCGAGGATCGCCTGATCTCCTCCACCCGCCGCATCGAGGATGCCGACGTCGCGCTGCGCCCCAAGTCGCTTGCCGAATTCATCGGCCAGCAGGCGGCGCGGGAAAATCTGCGTATCTTCATCGAGGCCGCCAAGGGACGCGGCGAAGCGCTGGACCATGTGCTTTTCTTCGGCCCCCCCGGCCTGGGCAAGACGACGCTGGCGCAGATCGTCGCCCGCGAAATGGGCGTGGGGTTTCGCGCCACATCCGGCCCGGTCATCGCCAAATCGGGCGACCTGGCCGCGCTGCTCACCAATCTGGACGAGGGCGATATCCTCTTCGTGGACGAGATTCATCGCCTGAACCCCGCCGTCGAGGAAGTGCTCTACCCCGCCATGGAGGACCGGGCGCTCGACCTGATGATCGGGGAAGGCCCCTCCGCCCGGTCGGTGCGGATCGACCTGCCGCCCTTTACCCTGGTCGGCGCGACCACGCGGCAGGGGCTGCTGACGACGCCCCTGCGCGACCGCTTCGGCATTCCGGTGCGGCTGCAATTCTACACCGTCGATGAACTGGAACTGGTCGTGCGGCGCGCCGCGCGGCTGCTGGACCTGGCCATCACCCCTGACGGGGCGGTCGAGATCGCCCGGCGGTCGCGGGGCACGCCGCGCATTTCCGGGCGGCTGCTGCGGCGGGTGCGCGATTTCGCCAATGTGGCGGGCGCGCCGGCGGTGGACGCCAAGGTGGCCGACGCGGCGCTCACGCGGCTGGAGGTCGACCATCTGGGCCTGGACCTGATGGACCGGCGCTATCTGACCATGATCGCGGACATTTATCGCGGCGGGCCGGTGGGGGTCGAGACGCTGGCGGCGGGCCTTTCCGAAGCCCGCGACACGATCGAGGAAGTGATAGAGCCTTATCTGATCCAGCTCGGCCTGATCGCCCGCACGGCGCGGGGGCGCTGCCTCAATGGGCCGGGCTGGAAGCATCTGGGGCTGAACCCGCCGTCCAATGTGCAGGATGGGCTGTTCGATTAG
- a CDS encoding peptidase S14, whose protein sequence is MSMQAPLLGPKDFEYPAIMLSGIVDHGMYLHFRNCLSTAPQQGLVVVEIATLGGDPEIARMMGEDIRFHSDLYPDRRLVFLGKTAVYSAGVTFMGFFAAENRYLARGTRLMIHERIIMRDIHLEGPLSTCIASLKATLHEIEASIAIQNEGFANLILGSQVSLEDLLKRAPENWYLEANEAQALGLIAAVI, encoded by the coding sequence ATGTCGATGCAGGCGCCGCTGCTGGGCCCCAAGGATTTCGAATATCCCGCGATCATGCTGTCGGGCATTGTCGATCACGGCATGTATCTGCATTTCCGCAACTGCCTGTCGACTGCGCCGCAGCAGGGGCTGGTGGTGGTGGAGATCGCAACCCTGGGCGGCGATCCGGAAATTGCGCGGATGATGGGGGAGGATATCCGTTTCCATTCCGACCTTTATCCGGACCGGCGGCTGGTGTTCCTGGGCAAGACGGCGGTCTATTCGGCGGGCGTGACCTTCATGGGATTCTTCGCGGCGGAAAACCGCTATCTGGCGCGGGGAACGCGGCTGATGATCCATGAACGGATCATCATGCGGGACATCCATCTGGAAGGGCCGCTGTCGACCTGCATCGCATCCCTCAAGGCGACGCTGCATGAGATCGAGGCGTCGATCGCGATCCAGAATGAAGGTTTCGCGAACCTGATCCTGGGATCGCAGGTGTCGCTGGAAGACCTGCTGAAGCGCGCGCCGGAGAATTGGTATCTGGAGGCGAATGAGGCGCAGGCGCTCGGGCTGATCGCGGCGGTGATATAA
- the ruvA gene encoding Holliday junction branch migration protein RuvA, whose translation MIAKLKGRLDSTGLDHAIIDVGGVGYLVGASSRTLAALGPVGEAVTIHTEMLVSDDAIRLVGFARAEERDWFRLLTGVQGVGSRVALAILSALEPAELHRAVATGDKAMIARANGVGPKLAQRIANELKDKIGAVPMPTGAVGGGFAVVPTGGHGADAISALQNLGFKPAEASSAVAAAEEELGEDASLDALVRLALRKAAK comes from the coding sequence ATGATCGCGAAACTCAAGGGACGGCTGGACAGCACGGGCCTGGACCATGCCATCATCGATGTGGGCGGGGTCGGCTATCTGGTCGGCGCATCCTCCCGCACGCTCGCGGCGCTGGGTCCGGTGGGGGAAGCGGTGACGATCCACACCGAAATGCTGGTGTCGGACGATGCGATCCGCCTGGTCGGCTTCGCCCGGGCGGAGGAACGCGACTGGTTCCGCCTGTTGACCGGCGTGCAGGGCGTGGGTTCGCGGGTGGCGCTGGCCATCCTGTCCGCGCTGGAGCCGGCGGAACTGCACCGCGCCGTGGCGACCGGCGACAAGGCGATGATCGCGCGGGCGAATGGCGTCGGTCCCAAGCTCGCCCAGCGCATCGCCAATGAATTGAAGGACAAGATCGGCGCAGTGCCCATGCCCACCGGTGCGGTCGGCGGCGGATTCGCGGTCGTCCCGACCGGTGGCCATGGCGCCGATGCGATCTCCGCACTGCAAAATCTGGGCTTCAAGCCCGCCGAAGCCAGCAGCGCCGTCGCCGCCGCCGAAGAGGAACTGGGTGAGGATGCGTCGCTGGACGCTCTGGTCCGCCTCGCTCTCAGGAAGGCGGCGAAATGA